One segment of Manduca sexta isolate Smith_Timp_Sample1 chromosome 27, JHU_Msex_v1.0, whole genome shotgun sequence DNA contains the following:
- the LOC115447984 gene encoding uncharacterized protein LOC115447984 isoform X1: MFLKPCIKNGWSPGIGHSAAGVGARIFVPENKNSFLCTASLILHSATYSSLEPSLTGGECCSSCLVLFRRLFTPVRYTRISTECTQTQPQRTWVQPMAPNVSPVTRYQFTYNPYDSRKVYQMQPSQYTHQEIPMQQNMAPIPISIPAGASLTPVSLQHVQLVPCMCPVAPEEAEQLLEQNGPRPYGAQTYSQTYPVAQQTPAAPESDKITKQ, from the exons ATGTTTCTGAAACCGTGTATAAAAAACGGCTGGTCTCCAGGGATCGGTCATTCCGCGGCCGGAGTGGGTGCACGCATCTTCGTTCCCgaaaataaaaactctttttTGTGTACAGCCAGCTTAATCCTTCATTCTGCTACTTATAGTAGTCTCGAGCCAAGTCTCACGGGGGGTGAATGTTGTTCGAGTTGTTTAGTTCTATTTAGAAGATTATTTACACCAGTGCGATACACCCGGATATCAACGGAATG TACTCAAACACAGCCACAGAGAACATGGGTGCAACCAATGGCGCCAAACGTTTCTCCAGTTACCCGTTACCAGTTCACTTACAACCCATACGACTCTCGTAAAGTATATCAGATGCAGCCCTCGCAGTACACACACCAAGAGATTCCGATGCAGCAGAATATGGCTCCGATACCCATCAGCATACCGGCTGGAGCCAGCTTGACGCCCGTCTCATTGCAGCATGTACAGCTAGTCCCCTGCATGTGTCCCGTCGCCCCTGAGGAGGCTGAACAGCTTCTAGAACAGAATGGACCCCGACCCTACGGAGCCCAGACTTACTCCCAAACTTATCCGGTAGCGCAACAAACGCCTGCCGCTCCAGAATCCGATAAAATCACAAAACAGTGA
- the LOC115447980 gene encoding uncharacterized protein LOC115447980: MLTPSMSRPYDPEDDNLKNVLPSTGQFEAFYPREAHGIPNGSSRPAHGHGSFYKHRNPALVDVKNAAAYGFRFDGMRRFNFDDE; the protein is encoded by the coding sequence atgttaacGCCATCTATGTCACGCCCATACGACCCGGAGGACGATAACTTAAAGAACGTCCTGCCATCTACCGGACAATTTGAAGCGTTTTACCCTCGTGAAGCGCACGGTATTCCTAACGGTTCCTCAAGACCTGCGCATGGCCACGGTAGTTTCTACAAGCATCGCAACCCGGCGCTAGTTGACGTGAAAAATGCAGCTGCATATGGATTTCGTTTCGATGGCATGAGAAGATTTAATTTCGACGATGaataa
- the LOC115447984 gene encoding uncharacterized protein LOC115447984 isoform X2 — MMYFLFILVLIASSEAFFLKWGSDTSTQTQPQRTWVQPMAPNVSPVTRYQFTYNPYDSRKVYQMQPSQYTHQEIPMQQNMAPIPISIPAGASLTPVSLQHVQLVPCMCPVAPEEAEQLLEQNGPRPYGAQTYSQTYPVAQQTPAAPESDKITKQ; from the exons ATG ATGTACTTCCTGTTTATATTGGTGCTGATTGCGTCATCAGAAGCTTTCTTCTTGAAATGGGGCTCGGATACTTC TACTCAAACACAGCCACAGAGAACATGGGTGCAACCAATGGCGCCAAACGTTTCTCCAGTTACCCGTTACCAGTTCACTTACAACCCATACGACTCTCGTAAAGTATATCAGATGCAGCCCTCGCAGTACACACACCAAGAGATTCCGATGCAGCAGAATATGGCTCCGATACCCATCAGCATACCGGCTGGAGCCAGCTTGACGCCCGTCTCATTGCAGCATGTACAGCTAGTCCCCTGCATGTGTCCCGTCGCCCCTGAGGAGGCTGAACAGCTTCTAGAACAGAATGGACCCCGACCCTACGGAGCCCAGACTTACTCCCAAACTTATCCGGTAGCGCAACAAACGCCTGCCGCTCCAGAATCCGATAAAATCACAAAACAGTGA